In Bufo gargarizans isolate SCDJY-AF-19 chromosome 6, ASM1485885v1, whole genome shotgun sequence, a single genomic region encodes these proteins:
- the LOC122941957 gene encoding gastrula zinc finger protein XlCGF66.1-like encodes MDRDKDKMAERIINLTLEILFRLTGEDYTVVKKTSSERCQDPVSEGWVRTLSPITGPPPHLLIHEEINREKILELINKMIELLTGEVSIRCQDVTVYFSMEEWEYLEEHKDLYKDIIKEDHWPLTSTVKKKRGTPERCPSPLLPQDGSEEHHNVPQDDQLVDPGEDLNNINPTETSSEVSLP; translated from the exons ATGGATAGGGACAAGGACAAGATGGCAGAAaggataataaatctcaccctagagatcctcttccggcttactggagag gactacacagtagtgaagaagacctctagtgagcgctgtcaggaccctgtgtctgaaggatgggtAAGAACCCTGAGCCCTATCACGGGGCCCCCACCTCACCTCCTGATACAcgaggaaatcaatagagagaagatcctagaactcatcaacaagatgattgagctgctgactggagag gtttctataaggtgtcaggatgtcaccgtctatttctccatggaggagtgggagtatttagaagaacataaagatctgtacaaggacatcaTAAAGGAGGATCACTGGCCCCTCACATCaacag TAAAGAAGAAAAGaggaacaccagagagatgtcccagtcctcttcttccacaggatggttcagaagaacatcacaatgtcccacaggatgatcag CTTGTGGATCCaggtgaagatctgaacaatattaatcctacagagac